The DNA region GTCACGGTGACGGTGGGGGACGGCTCCGGCGGGGCCACGGTCGAGGTGCGCGACGACGGCCCCGGCGTTCCCCCCGATGTGCTTGCCCGGCTGGGCGAACCCTTCTACCGCCCGGACGCGAGCCGCAGCGCGGCGGGAGGGCAGAGTGGGCACGGCCTGGGCCTCGCGCTCGTGCGGCGCGCGGCGGGGTTGCACGGCGGCTCCCTGACGCTGGAGAGCGCGCCGGGGAAGGGCTTCACGGCCACCCTGCGCCTGCCCGCCTCTCCCCCCGCGTTGCCCCCGGCAGGGAGCGCGGGTGCCGAGGAACGGGTGCTACGCTCACGGGCATGAGTTCCCGTCACGCCGGGCCAGACGTCACTTCCCCGGTCACCGCCCCCTTTCCGCCGCCGGGCCCGCGCTGGAGCGCCGTGGTCCTTGGCGGCGGCGACCCCGGCGACCCCTTCGCGTCGGCCCACGGGGTCCCGGTCAAGGCGCTCATCCCGGTGGGGGGCGAGCCGATGGCCCTGCACGTGCTGCGCGCCCTGCGGGGGAGCGGGCGGGTCTCGCGCGTCGCTTACGTGGGCCCGACCACCCCCGAACTCGACCCCTGGATCGACGAGCGCGTGACCGACCACGGCACCCTGCTCAGCAACCTGGAGGCAGGGGTGGAGGCCCTGGCGGGAATGGGTCTCTCGCCCGGCGAGCGCGTCCTCGTCGCCACCGCCGACATTCCCCTCCTCACCTCGGAACAACTCGCGCAGGTGCTCGCCGCCGCGCCGGAAGGTGCCGCCCTCGTCTACCCGGTCGTCCGCCGCGAGGACTGCGAGCGGGCCTTCCCCGGGATGCGCCGCACCTACGCCCGGCTGCGCGACGGCACCTTCACGGGCGGCAACGTCTTCCTGCTCGACCCACGCCTGATCGGCCAGTTCCTCCCCCGGCTGCGCGAAGTCCTCGCTGCCCGCAAGGCCCCCTTCAAACTCGCCCGGCTGATCGGTCCCGGCGTGCTGGTGCGGCTCCTGCTCGGACGCCTCACCGTCCGCGAGTTGGAGGCCCGCGTGAGCGCCATCCTCGGCGTGCCCGCCCGCGCCCTGATCACCCCGCACGCCGCCATCGGCAACGATGTGGACCAGGAGGCCGACCTGGGGCTGGCCGAGGCGCACCTGCGGGCCGTGCAGGACGGCTCTCGCCCTGCCCCGCCGCCGCAATCCTGACTTCCAAACTCGGCTTTTTTGCGTCCCGGCGCACAAAAACCCTGACTAGCCCGGTGGGGGAGTGTCCTTGTCAGCCCCCCGGGGGTTGTGCATACTGTCCGCCATGCCTCACGTGATCGTCAGCCCCTGCATCGGCGTCAAGGACCAGGCCTGCACGGAAGTGTGCCCGGTCGAGTGTATCTACGACGGCGGCGACCAGTTCCTGATCCACCCCGACGAGTGCATCGACTGTGGAGCCTGCGTCCCCGCCTGCCCCGTCAGCGCCATCTTCCCCGAGGAGGACGTGCCCGGCGGCGAGACCGAGTTCATCGTCAAGAACCGGGCCTTCTTCGGCCTGTAAATCCGCCCGTCTCCGCTGCCCCGGCCTTCCGCGCCGGGGTTTTTCGTTGGGACCCCGCCCTGGAAAGAGGGTGGCCCCTGCTGTTCACCGGCGACTGGCAACTGGTGACCGGCGACTGGCGACCCCTCCCCGCCCGGGGAACGGCACCCCCGACCTGGGGCATTCTCCGCTTGCCTCGCCCGCGCCCGCCCCGCTAGCATGGTCTGCCGCGCGAGGACGCGCCCGTAAGGAGAGGAGGTGATGACGTGAATCCCGCCGAACAGACCGAGCACGAGCCCCCCAGTACGCCCCCCACGCCATCCCATCCTCACCGGAGGACGCGCCATGCACCACACCGAATCTCGTGAGGGGCGCCCGTGCTGACGTACTACCGCAGCGTCGGCGGCAAGCTCCAGACCATCGACGGCTATATCGACGGCTGCTGGATCAACGCCACCGCCCCCTCCGCCGAGGAACTCGCCCGGGTGAGCCGCGAGACCGGCCTGCCCCTCGACTACCTCAGCTATCCCCTCGACCCCGACGAGCGCAGCCGCTTCGAGCGTGAGGACGGCCAGCTCCTCATCATCATGCAGACGAGCTACCGCCTGGGCGAGGACAGCGATATCCCCTACGACACCGTGCCGCTGGGCATCCTGCACACCGATCACTGCCTCGTGACCGTCTGCGCGCTGGAAAACCCGGTCGTCAAGGACGTGGTGGGCGGCCTGGTGCGCCGCGTGAGCACCGCCAAGAAAAACCGCCTGACCCTGCAACTCTTCCTGCGCAACGCCCAGCGGTTCCTGATCGACGTGCGGCAGATCAACAAGCGGGTGGATACCATCGAGGACCGGATGGAGACGGCCACCCGCAACCGCGAACTCATGGACCTCCTGAAGCTCGAAAAGAGCCTCGTGTACTTCATCACCGGCCTCAAGGCGAACGAGGCGATGATGGAGCGGGTCAAGCGCGACCGCATCTTCGAGATGTACGAGGAGGATTCGGACCTCCTCGACGACGTGCTCATCGAGAACCTCCAGGCCATCGAGATGGCAAGCATCGCCAGCAACATCCTGACGAGCATGGCGGGCGCCTTCGCCTCGGTCATCAGCAACAACGTCAACCAGGTCGTGAAGGTGCTCACGGTGACCACGATTCTGGTGGCGATCCCCACCCTCGTGACCAGCATCTTCGGAATGAACGTGCCCCTGCCCTTCTCCCAGAGCCCCGAGGCCCTCTGGATCGTGCTGGGCATCGCCTCGATGCTGGCGGCGACGCTGGCCTTCCTCTTCTACCGTTGGCGGGTGTTTTGAAGGAACGGTCAGCTTTCAGCCATCAGCCCCTCGCCATCATCCACAGGCCCCGACATGACTGATCCCCGTTCCGGCACCCGTTTCGCCGTCTACCTCTGCCCCCCGGCGGCTGATCCGTACTACCAGGCGGGTAGCGCGTTGCTGGGGTTCGACGTGCGGGCGGGGCGGGAGGTGTCGCTGCCGGATTTCCTGACCCCTCAGGACCAAACCGACGCCGGACCCTACGGCTTTCACCTGACCGTGGTGGAGGGCTTTTTTACCGATCCTGCCTGGTGGCCGGGAATCGAGGCCGAGGCGCGGGCGTGCGCCGCCTGCCTCTCGCCCGGCACGGTGCTCACCCTCACCGGGGGCCGGGTCGAGGTCTGGGACGACGGGGAGACCTGGGTCCACCGTTTCGACGCGAACGTCCCGCTCGTCGTGCTCCACACCCTGCTCCTCGCGCGGCTGGCCCGCTTCGTGACCGCCTCGCCCTTCGACGAGCAGGTGGCACAGGGCAAGTACGCCCGGCCCTTCGAGCGGGCGCGGATGCAGCTCCTGCACACGCCGCGCGGCCTGGACTCCTGGCAGCCCCACTTCACCCTGGTCCAGCCCTACGGGGGCGAGGACCCGGCGGGGTTGCGGGAGCGGCTGGAGGCGTTGACCGCGCCCCACCACGCCCAGACCTACCGCTCCGTCGCCCTCTTCGAGAAGCGCGACGGTGAGGAGCGGTGGCGGGTGAGAGCCGACCTCCCCCTGACGGGTGAAAGGGAAGCGTGATGGCTCAGGGCCTACACTCGGGGGCGTGACGAGTGACGGAATGCGGGTGGTGGTGGCGACGGGGAACGCCGGGAAAGTGCGCGAGATCGCGCAGGCGCTGGGCGGCCTGGACTGGCAGTTGGAGGGCCTAAGCGGCCTCCCCCTCCCCGAGGAGACGGGCACGACCTACGAGGAGAACGCCGCCCTGAAGGCGTGTGCGGCGGCCCTCATGCGCGGCGTGCCAGCCCTCGCCGACGACTCGGGGCTGGAGGTCGTGGCGCTGAACGGCCAGCCCGGCGTCTACAGCGCCCGCTTCGGCAACCGGGACAACGACAACGAGCGCAACCTCTACCTCCTCGAAAAGCTGCGCGGGGTGAAGGACCGCCGCGCGAAGTTCGTCTCGGTGGTCATCCTCGCCTCCCCCGACGGTCAGGTGGAGACGTACCGGGGCGAGATGACGGGCACCCTCCTCGAAGGCCCGCGCGGCGAGAGCGGCTTCGGCTACGACCCCCTCTTCGTCCCCGACGGCGAGACCCGCACCCTGGCCGAGATGACCCTGGAGGAGAAGCAGGCGATCAGCCACCGGGGCCTGGCGCTGGCGGCGTTGGTGGCGGCGCACGGGGCGAGGGTGCGGTCGTAGGGAGTGCTTTTAGCTCCTCCCCCTTGAGGGGGGACTGGGACAGCTCGCACCGCGAGAGGTTGGGAGGGGGTGACCGCAGGCGACCTGTGGCGCGGCCAGAAATGGGGCAAGGTTTCTAAGTAGCGTTAAAGCCGGTCACACGCCCCCTCACCCCGGCCCTCTGCTTTGCAGCTCTACGAGTCACCCACGAGGGGAGAGGGAGAAAGACCTTCCCTCCTCCACATCAAGAAAGGGGCCGGGGCGGTTGGGTGCCTCGGCCCCCCTTCCTGTCTTCCCTCACCCCTGCGCCGCGTGTTCCCGCACGTCATTTTTCAGGCGCATCAGGATGGCGCCCATGCCGCGCAGCCGCATCGGCGTGATGAGTTCGGACAGGCCCATGTCCATGTAGAACTGATCCGGGATGTTCAGAATCGTCTCGGGCGACTCGCCTTGCAGCGCCTCGTGCAGGATGCCCGCGTAGCCGCGCACGGTGGGGGCCTCCTCGGGCACCTTGAAGTACATGTTGACGCCCCCGTTCTCCGCCTGCTCCGTCACCAGGAAGAAGGGGCTGGCGCACTCGGGGACCGCTTGCAGAAACTCGGGGTGCTCGACGTACTTCTCGGGGAGGGGCGGCAGCTTGCGGCTGTATTCGAGGAGAGCCTGGAGCCGCAGCGGCTTGGGTGCGGACTTGAACAGGCTCACGATGCTCTGGAGCCGTTCGGGCAGGGGAGCGGGCTGGGTCATACCGCCAACTGTACCCCCGCCCCCGCAGACGGTATGGTGAGCCCTGTCCAGTTGACCGAAAAGGTCAACGACTTATCCGGCCCGTTAGAATTCCCGAGGTCAAAGGAGGCACAAAACGATGGACTACGTGAAAGACGTGCTCGTGAGCACCGACTGGGTGGCCCAGAACCTGAACCAGGAAGGCGTCCGCCTGATCGAGGTGGACGAGGACATCCTGCTCTACGACACCGGCCACATCCAGGGCGCCGTGAAGGTGGACTGGCAGCAGGACTTCTGGGACCCGGTCATGCGCGAATTTATCGGGCCGGAGGAGCTTCAGACCCTGCTGGGTCGTCTGGGCCTCAAGGAAGGTGACCAGATCGTCCTCTACGGCGACAAGAGCAACTGGTGGGCCGCCTACGCCTACTGGTTCCTGAGCTACAACGGCGTGCAGAACCTGAAGCTCATGAACGGCGGGCGCCAGAAGTGGGTCGCCGAGGGCCGAGAGCTGACGACCGACGCGCCGAGCTTTGAAGCCACCCAGTACCCGGCCCTGAAACGCGACGAGAGCCTGCGCGCCTACCGCGACGAGGTGAAGGCGCACATCGAGACTGTCCGGTCCGGGGGGGGCGCGATGGTGGATGTCCGCAGCCCCGACGAGTTCTCGGGCAAGGTCACCCACATGCCCAACTACCCGCAGGAGGGCGTGCTGCGCGGCGGCCACATCCCCGGCGCGGCGAATATCCCCTGGGCCCGCGCCACGAACGAGGACGGTACCTTCAAGACCGCCGACGAGCTGAAGGCGCTCTACGAGGGTGAGGGCGTCACCCCCGACAAGGACGTGATCGCCTACTGCCGCATCGCCGAGCGGAGCAGCCACTCGTGGTTCGTGCTGCGCGAGTTGCTGGGTTACCCCAGGGTCCGCAACTACGACGGCTCGTGGACCGAGTGGGGCAACGCGGTCGGAATGCCCATCGAGAAGACGTACCAGGAGGCGTAAGCCGAGGGAAGGGCAGAGGGCCGGGGGCGCGAGTGGGTGGCGTTCCCGGCCTCCCTCTATTTCAACTCCTCCACCCGCACGAGCGGCCCGCCGAGTCCGTTCAGCCGTGTGGGAAGCGAGGCCGTCTTCATCTCCGCCCCCGTGTCCGCGGCGAAGGTCTTGAAGGTGGCCGAGCCCTCCGTTGTGTCGAGGCTGAGCAGCGTGACCGTGCTGCGCGCCGTCCCCGGGTATCCCACGTAATCCCGACCGCCGATGCCCCCGCTGGCGAGGACGTTCAGCCCACCCAGCCGTCCCGGGTAGAAGGCCGCGTGGTGACCGCTGACGTAGGCGAGGACTCGGCCCTCCTCCATGACCTTTCGCAGCGGGAGGGGGTCGCGGATGACCTCGCCGGGTTTGTTCTTCCCCCCGCTCACGCCCGCGAGGGGGAGGTGGCCCACCACAAGCCGGATACCTGCCTTCCGCGCCTCGGGGGTGGCGAGTTGCCGGGCGAGCCACGCGCGCTGATTCGCCCCCACGTTCGGTCCGCTGGCGTCGAGGACGGCCACGAACAGCCTGTGCCCGCCGAAGGTGAAGGCGTACCGGAAGGGGAAGTCGGCCCGGTTCACGTAGTCCAGTCCCGGCGCGTGCCCCCGCCAGTATTCGGCGGCCAGCCTCCGGTCCCGTGCGAGAGAGGCAT from Deinococcus aetherius includes:
- the mobA gene encoding molybdenum cofactor guanylyltransferase — encoded protein: MSSRHAGPDVTSPVTAPFPPPGPRWSAVVLGGGDPGDPFASAHGVPVKALIPVGGEPMALHVLRALRGSGRVSRVAYVGPTTPELDPWIDERVTDHGTLLSNLEAGVEALAGMGLSPGERVLVATADIPLLTSEQLAQVLAAAPEGAALVYPVVRREDCERAFPGMRRTYARLRDGTFTGGNVFLLDPRLIGQFLPRLREVLAARKAPFKLARLIGPGVLVRLLLGRLTVRELEARVSAILGVPARALITPHAAIGNDVDQEADLGLAEAHLRAVQDGSRPAPPPQS
- a CDS encoding ferredoxin, which encodes MPHVIVSPCIGVKDQACTEVCPVECIYDGGDQFLIHPDECIDCGACVPACPVSAIFPEEDVPGGETEFIVKNRAFFGL
- a CDS encoding magnesium transporter CorA family protein translates to MLTYYRSVGGKLQTIDGYIDGCWINATAPSAEELARVSRETGLPLDYLSYPLDPDERSRFEREDGQLLIIMQTSYRLGEDSDIPYDTVPLGILHTDHCLVTVCALENPVVKDVVGGLVRRVSTAKKNRLTLQLFLRNAQRFLIDVRQINKRVDTIEDRMETATRNRELMDLLKLEKSLVYFITGLKANEAMMERVKRDRIFEMYEEDSDLLDDVLIENLQAIEMASIASNILTSMAGAFASVISNNVNQVVKVLTVTTILVAIPTLVTSIFGMNVPLPFSQSPEALWIVLGIASMLAATLAFLFYRWRVF
- the rdgB gene encoding RdgB/HAM1 family non-canonical purine NTP pyrophosphatase, translated to MRVVVATGNAGKVREIAQALGGLDWQLEGLSGLPLPEETGTTYEENAALKACAAALMRGVPALADDSGLEVVALNGQPGVYSARFGNRDNDNERNLYLLEKLRGVKDRRAKFVSVVILASPDGQVETYRGEMTGTLLEGPRGESGFGYDPLFVPDGETRTLAEMTLEEKQAISHRGLALAALVAAHGARVRS
- a CDS encoding SufE family protein is translated as MTQPAPLPERLQSIVSLFKSAPKPLRLQALLEYSRKLPPLPEKYVEHPEFLQAVPECASPFFLVTEQAENGGVNMYFKVPEEAPTVRGYAGILHEALQGESPETILNIPDQFYMDMGLSELITPMRLRGMGAILMRLKNDVREHAAQG
- a CDS encoding sulfurtransferase produces the protein MDYVKDVLVSTDWVAQNLNQEGVRLIEVDEDILLYDTGHIQGAVKVDWQQDFWDPVMREFIGPEELQTLLGRLGLKEGDQIVLYGDKSNWWAAYAYWFLSYNGVQNLKLMNGGRQKWVAEGRELTTDAPSFEATQYPALKRDESLRAYRDEVKAHIETVRSGGGAMVDVRSPDEFSGKVTHMPNYPQEGVLRGGHIPGAANIPWARATNEDGTFKTADELKALYEGEGVTPDKDVIAYCRIAERSSHSWFVLRELLGYPRVRNYDGSWTEWGNAVGMPIEKTYQEA
- a CDS encoding metallophosphoesterase family protein — protein: MRRVLPLLLAPLLVAAAPTRTTPLRLVILSDFNGSYGSTTYPAALTRSVARIVREWKPDLVLSAGDLIAGQKVSLTDARVRAMWAAFERDVRAPLSRAGIPFAFTLGNHDASLARDRRLAAEYWRGHAPGLDYVNRADFPFRYAFTFGGHRLFVAVLDASGPNVGANQRAWLARQLATPEARKAGIRLVVGHLPLAGVSGGKNKPGEVIRDPLPLRKVMEEGRVLAYVSGHHAAFYPGRLGGLNVLASGGIGGRDYVGYPGTARSTVTLLSLDTTEGSATFKTFAADTGAEMKTASLPTRLNGLGGPLVRVEELK